A genomic region of Pseudoxanthomonas suwonensis contains the following coding sequences:
- a CDS encoding TonB-dependent receptor, translating to MARATLQHTGLAIAVVAALTCMAAAPAAHAQEERTEEPVTLATMTVTAQKREEALQDVPISVTALSEQLLQDTGVRDIKDLQVLVPGMTVTSTQSEAITTARIRGIGTVGDNVGLESSVGIVIDGVYRPRNSVGFVDLGQLERIEVLKGPQGTVFGKNTSAGVINVVTRRPSFTQSAEGEITVGNYGAWGVAGSYNDALGENAALNVYAAKRTRDGWMDVRTGNGPRRETDDYDQNFHTLRGKLLVEPSDTVEVIFTADYTSREENCCTAVQTTVGATSAIINGVAGGGKAIAAPGDDPFDRVAYSNRSTSQDIKDKGVSMEINWDMEALGGATLTSITASRDWQAINGLDYDFTTADLIYRNPNADESFTGFETFSQELRLTGATDRVDWMVGIFYSDEDLNRTETYRVGAGYEPFLSTLVGSQLLAQMAAQLAPLGLTVNTANPALLFSQVSGQPFGTNFAGLGALDRHRQNAKSSALFTNNTWHATDALDLTLGLRYTREKKTLDSAYTNPNGSIGCGATLANPTARVGGALAQRINGFASLPAPTQQAILAQLLPVAVPAIVGRMCLPWTNALHNGRNTRQEMDEKEWSGTVKAAYRWNDSVMGYASAARGYKGGGFNLDRVQSADGTSIGAPGILPADDTSFPGEFVDSYELGTKTTWADGNLLLNAALFYQKYTDFQLNSFLGTSFVVRSIPEVVSQGVDTEILWQPKAVDGLMLQGGLMYADTRYGDDIPGGDFTPPPGPTGCCALYKLPGAQMSFAPKWSGSISATYEWDFGSDLVGRFNIGAKYMSEYNTGSDLDPEKMQDAFTVANARIGFGARDQRWMVELWSSNLFDTEYVQVGFDGPLQAPTSIPNDPNNTYNAFLGAPRMYGVTFRVRY from the coding sequence ATGGCTCGTGCAACCCTGCAACACACCGGACTTGCGATCGCCGTTGTCGCGGCGCTGACCTGCATGGCCGCCGCGCCGGCGGCGCACGCACAGGAGGAGAGGACCGAAGAGCCGGTGACCCTGGCGACCATGACCGTCACCGCGCAGAAGCGCGAGGAAGCCCTGCAGGACGTGCCGATCTCGGTGACCGCCCTGTCGGAACAGCTGCTGCAGGACACCGGCGTGCGCGACATCAAGGACCTGCAGGTCCTGGTCCCCGGCATGACCGTGACCAGCACCCAGAGCGAGGCGATCACCACCGCGCGCATCCGCGGCATCGGCACCGTCGGCGACAACGTCGGCCTGGAGTCCTCGGTCGGCATCGTCATCGACGGCGTCTACCGGCCGCGCAACAGCGTCGGCTTCGTCGACCTCGGCCAGCTCGAGCGCATCGAGGTGCTCAAGGGGCCGCAGGGCACGGTGTTCGGCAAGAACACCTCCGCCGGCGTGATCAACGTGGTCACCCGCCGTCCCAGCTTCACCCAGAGCGCCGAAGGCGAGATCACCGTGGGCAACTACGGCGCGTGGGGTGTAGCCGGCAGCTACAACGACGCGCTCGGGGAGAACGCCGCGCTCAACGTCTACGCCGCCAAGCGCACGCGCGACGGCTGGATGGACGTGCGCACCGGCAACGGCCCACGCCGCGAGACCGACGACTACGACCAGAACTTCCACACCCTGCGCGGCAAGCTGCTGGTCGAGCCCAGCGACACGGTCGAGGTCATCTTCACCGCCGACTACACCAGCCGCGAGGAGAACTGCTGCACCGCCGTGCAGACCACCGTCGGCGCCACCTCGGCGATCATCAACGGCGTGGCCGGCGGCGGCAAGGCGATCGCCGCCCCGGGCGACGATCCGTTCGACCGCGTCGCCTACAGCAACCGTTCGACCAGCCAGGACATCAAGGACAAGGGCGTGTCGATGGAGATCAACTGGGACATGGAGGCGCTGGGCGGCGCCACCCTGACCTCGATCACCGCTTCGCGCGACTGGCAGGCGATCAACGGCCTGGACTACGACTTCACCACCGCCGATTTGATCTACCGCAACCCGAACGCGGACGAGTCGTTCACCGGCTTCGAGACCTTCAGCCAGGAGTTGCGCCTGACCGGTGCGACCGACAGGGTCGACTGGATGGTCGGCATCTTCTATTCCGACGAGGACCTCAACCGCACCGAGACCTACCGCGTCGGCGCCGGCTACGAGCCGTTCCTGTCGACCCTGGTCGGCTCGCAGCTGCTGGCGCAGATGGCGGCGCAGCTGGCGCCGCTGGGCCTGACGGTCAACACCGCCAACCCGGCGCTGCTGTTCTCGCAGGTGTCCGGCCAGCCGTTCGGCACCAACTTCGCCGGCCTCGGCGCGCTCGATCGCCACCGCCAGAACGCCAAGAGCAGCGCGCTGTTCACCAACAACACCTGGCACGCCACCGACGCGCTCGACCTGACCCTGGGCCTGCGCTACACCCGCGAGAAGAAGACGCTGGATTCGGCCTACACCAATCCCAACGGCAGCATCGGCTGCGGTGCCACGCTGGCCAATCCCACCGCCCGCGTGGGCGGTGCCCTCGCCCAGCGCATCAACGGCTTCGCCTCGCTGCCGGCGCCCACGCAGCAGGCGATCCTGGCCCAGCTGCTGCCGGTGGCGGTGCCGGCGATCGTCGGCCGCATGTGCCTGCCCTGGACCAATGCGCTGCACAACGGCCGCAACACCCGCCAGGAGATGGACGAGAAGGAGTGGTCCGGCACGGTCAAGGCGGCCTACCGCTGGAACGACAGCGTGATGGGCTACGCCTCGGCCGCCCGCGGCTACAAGGGCGGCGGCTTCAACCTGGACCGCGTGCAGTCGGCCGATGGCACCTCGATCGGCGCGCCGGGCATCCTCCCGGCGGACGACACCTCGTTCCCGGGCGAGTTCGTCGACAGCTACGAGCTGGGCACCAAGACCACCTGGGCCGACGGCAACCTGCTGCTGAACGCGGCGTTGTTCTACCAGAAGTACACCGACTTCCAGCTCAACAGCTTCCTCGGCACCAGCTTCGTGGTCCGTTCGATCCCGGAAGTCGTGTCCCAGGGCGTGGACACCGAAATCCTGTGGCAGCCCAAGGCGGTGGACGGGCTGATGCTGCAGGGCGGCCTGATGTACGCCGACACCCGGTATGGCGACGACATCCCGGGCGGCGACTTCACGCCGCCGCCGGGACCGACGGGCTGCTGCGCGCTGTACAAGCTGCCGGGCGCGCAGATGAGCTTCGCGCCGAAGTGGTCCGGCTCGATCTCGGCGACCTACGAATGGGACTTCGGCAGCGACCTGGTCGGCCGCTTCAACATCGGCGCCAAGTACATGTCCGAGTACAACACCGGTTCGGACCTGGACCCGGAGAAGATGCAGGACGCCTTCACCGTGGCCAACGCCCGGATCGGTTTCGGCGCGCGTGACCAGCGCTGGATGGTGGAGCTGTGGAGCAGCAACCTGTTCGATACCGAGTATGTGCAGGTGGGCTTCGACGGGCCGTTGCAGGCGCCCACTTCGATCCCGAACGATCCGAACAACACCTACAACGCCTTCCTCGGCGCGCCGCGGATGTACGGGGTGACCTTCCG
- a CDS encoding cation diffusion facilitator family transporter, translating into MTRDHGAHDGQHSHRDHGDHGHGHDHNHDRDHPHGHGHHHGPGGHSHVPSEIRFERPLWWALGLTATVLVFEAVGAWWTNSLALLSDAAHMATDTLALAIALVAVRLARRPPDAHRTYGYARFEALGALANGMLLFVLAGYILWEAWHRFREPLAVASLGMLGVALVGLACNLVAMRLLHAGSGQSLNLKGAYLEVWSDMLGSLAVVVAALVIHGTGWRWVDPLLAVLIGLWVLPRTWVLVREALNVLMEGVPRGVDLAAVRADLNGHPQVEDVHDLHVWALASRTPAMTAHVVVAAAADPSAVRRELVRVLGQRHGIAHVTLQMEAAGEEHCAGGGCRPAG; encoded by the coding sequence ATGACGCGCGACCACGGCGCCCACGACGGGCAGCACTCCCATCGGGACCATGGCGACCACGGCCATGGGCACGACCACAACCACGACCGCGACCACCCGCACGGCCACGGCCATCATCACGGCCCGGGCGGCCACAGCCACGTGCCGTCCGAGATCCGCTTCGAGCGGCCGCTGTGGTGGGCGCTGGGGCTGACCGCCACGGTGCTGGTGTTCGAGGCGGTTGGTGCCTGGTGGACCAACAGCCTGGCGCTGCTGTCCGACGCGGCGCACATGGCCACCGATACCCTGGCCCTGGCCATCGCCCTGGTCGCGGTGCGGCTGGCGCGCCGCCCCCCGGACGCGCACCGGACCTACGGCTACGCCCGCTTCGAGGCGCTCGGCGCGCTGGCCAATGGCATGCTGCTGTTCGTGCTGGCCGGCTACATCCTGTGGGAGGCCTGGCACCGTTTCCGCGAACCGCTGGCGGTGGCCAGCCTGGGCATGCTCGGCGTGGCCCTGGTCGGCCTGGCCTGCAACCTGGTGGCGATGCGGCTGCTGCACGCCGGCAGCGGGCAGAGCCTGAACCTCAAGGGCGCCTACCTGGAGGTGTGGAGCGACATGCTTGGTTCGCTGGCGGTGGTGGTGGCCGCCCTGGTGATCCACGGGACCGGCTGGCGCTGGGTCGATCCGCTGCTGGCGGTCCTGATCGGCCTGTGGGTGCTGCCGCGGACCTGGGTGCTGGTGCGCGAGGCGCTGAACGTGCTGATGGAGGGCGTGCCGCGCGGGGTGGACCTGGCGGCCGTGCGTGCGGACCTGAACGGGCATCCGCAGGTGGAGGACGTCCACGACCTGCACGTCTGGGCGCTGGCGTCGCGCACGCCGGCGATGACCGCCCACGTGGTGGTGGCCGCCGCCGCCGATCCCTCGGCCGTCCGCCGCGAGCTGGTCCGGGTGCTCGGCCAGCGGCACGGCATCGCCCACGTCACCCTGCAGATGGAGGCCGCGGGCGAGGAACACTGTGCCGGCGGCGGCTGCCGGCCGGCCGGGTAG
- the mutS gene encoding DNA mismatch repair protein MutS translates to MAKPAEPSEHTPLMKQFFAAKSEYPDLLLFFRMGDFYELFYDDARKAARLLDITLTQRGSSGGAPIPMAGVPVHAYEGYLARLVALGESVAICEQIGDPALAKGLVERKVVRIVTPGTVTDEALLDERRDTLLMAVARGKSGYGLAWADLAGGRFLVNQVDNEDQLLAELARLEPAELLVPDEEGWPALVAGALRRRAPWLFDPDSGRRQLLRFFGLHDLTGFGIEDKPLAVAAAGALLGYVEETQKQRLPHLTSIAVETAGEAIAMNAATRRHLELDTRVDGDTRHTLLGVLDSTITPMGGRLLRRWLHRPLRDRQVLGRRHHAVATLVDQGADATLRERFRGLGDIERILTRVALRSARPRDLSTLRDGLAMLPGLREVLTPLDSPRLAALAAELGGELDRMAETAYLLASAVAPQPPLKLADGGVIAEGYDAELDELRRLSTHADQFLVDLEARERESTGIATLKVGYNRVHGYYIEISKGQADKAPVHYTRRQTLTGAERYITEELKAFEDKVLSARERALAREKFLYEALLDSLNAVLEPLKRCAAALSELDVLAGFAERAQALDWSRPELVDAPCLRIERGRHPVVEAVREEPFEPNDLDLHADTDAAARRMLVVTGPNMGGKSTYMRQNALIVLLAHIGSFVPAARAQIGPIDRILTRIGAGDDLARGQSTFMVEMAETSYILHHATAQSLVLMDEIGRGTSTYDGLALADAVARHLATVNRCWTLFATHYFELTALATPDSGIANVHLDAVEHGEALVFMHAVKDGAADRSFGLQVAALAGLPKATLQQARRRLAELEQRGRETHASQMAPQALDSPQQFGLFAAAPSAAQEALAALDPDELTPKQALEALYRLKSLL, encoded by the coding sequence ATGGCCAAGCCCGCCGAGCCGTCCGAACACACGCCGCTGATGAAGCAGTTCTTCGCGGCCAAGTCCGAATACCCGGACCTGCTGCTGTTCTTCCGCATGGGCGACTTCTACGAGCTGTTCTACGACGACGCGCGCAAGGCGGCGCGGCTGCTGGACATCACCCTGACCCAGCGCGGCAGCTCCGGCGGCGCGCCGATCCCGATGGCCGGGGTGCCGGTGCACGCCTACGAAGGCTATTTGGCGCGGCTGGTGGCGCTGGGCGAGTCGGTGGCGATCTGCGAGCAGATCGGTGATCCGGCGCTGGCCAAGGGCCTGGTCGAGCGCAAGGTGGTGCGCATCGTCACCCCGGGCACGGTGACCGACGAGGCGCTGCTGGACGAACGCCGCGACACCCTGCTGATGGCGGTGGCTCGCGGCAAGAGCGGCTACGGCCTGGCCTGGGCCGACCTGGCCGGCGGCCGCTTCCTGGTCAACCAGGTCGACAACGAGGACCAGCTGTTGGCCGAGCTGGCGCGGCTGGAGCCGGCCGAGCTGCTGGTACCCGACGAGGAAGGCTGGCCGGCGCTGGTCGCCGGCGCGCTGCGCCGGCGCGCGCCGTGGCTGTTCGATCCGGACAGCGGCCGCCGCCAGCTGCTGCGCTTCTTCGGCCTGCACGACCTCACCGGCTTCGGCATCGAGGACAAGCCGCTGGCGGTGGCCGCCGCCGGCGCCCTGCTCGGCTATGTCGAGGAGACCCAGAAGCAGCGCCTGCCGCACCTGACCTCCATCGCGGTCGAAACGGCCGGCGAGGCGATCGCGATGAACGCGGCCACCCGCCGCCACCTCGAACTCGACACGCGGGTGGACGGCGACACCCGCCACACCCTGCTCGGCGTGCTCGACTCCACCATCACTCCGATGGGCGGGCGCCTGCTGCGGCGCTGGCTGCACCGGCCGCTGCGCGACCGCCAGGTGCTGGGCCGGCGCCATCACGCGGTGGCCACGCTGGTCGACCAGGGCGCCGATGCCACCCTGCGCGAGCGCTTCCGCGGCCTAGGCGACATCGAACGCATCCTCACCCGCGTGGCCCTACGCTCGGCGCGGCCGCGCGACCTGTCGACCCTGCGCGACGGCCTGGCGATGCTGCCGGGGCTGCGCGAGGTGCTGACGCCGCTGGACTCGCCGCGGCTGGCGGCGTTGGCCGCCGAACTCGGCGGCGAACTCGACAGGATGGCCGAGACCGCCTACCTGCTCGCCTCCGCGGTGGCCCCGCAGCCGCCACTGAAGCTGGCCGACGGCGGCGTGATCGCCGAAGGCTACGACGCCGAGCTGGACGAGCTGCGCCGGCTGTCGACCCACGCCGACCAGTTCCTGGTCGACCTGGAGGCGCGCGAGCGCGAGAGCACCGGCATCGCCACGCTCAAGGTCGGCTACAACCGCGTCCACGGCTACTACATCGAGATCAGCAAGGGCCAGGCCGACAAGGCGCCGGTGCACTACACCCGCCGCCAGACCCTCACCGGCGCCGAGCGCTACATCACCGAGGAACTGAAGGCGTTCGAGGACAAGGTGCTGTCGGCGCGCGAGCGGGCGCTGGCGCGCGAGAAGTTCCTGTACGAGGCGCTGCTGGATTCGCTCAACGCGGTGCTCGAGCCGCTCAAGCGCTGCGCCGCCGCGCTGAGCGAGCTGGACGTGCTGGCCGGCTTCGCCGAACGCGCGCAGGCGCTGGACTGGTCGCGCCCGGAACTGGTCGACGCGCCGTGCCTGCGGATCGAGCGCGGCCGCCATCCGGTGGTCGAGGCGGTGCGCGAGGAGCCGTTCGAGCCCAACGACCTGGACCTGCACGCCGACACCGACGCCGCCGCACGGCGGATGCTGGTGGTCACCGGCCCGAACATGGGCGGCAAGAGCACCTACATGCGCCAGAACGCGCTGATCGTGCTGCTGGCCCACATCGGCAGCTTCGTGCCGGCCGCGCGCGCGCAGATCGGCCCGATCGACCGGATCCTCACCCGCATCGGCGCCGGCGACGACCTGGCCCGCGGCCAGTCGACCTTCATGGTCGAGATGGCCGAGACCAGCTACATCCTCCACCACGCCACCGCGCAGTCGCTGGTGCTGATGGACGAGATCGGCCGCGGCACTTCCACCTACGACGGCCTGGCGCTGGCCGACGCGGTCGCCCGCCACCTGGCCACGGTCAACCGCTGCTGGACCCTGTTTGCCACCCACTACTTCGAGCTGACCGCACTGGCCACGCCCGACAGCGGCATCGCCAACGTGCACCTGGACGCGGTCGAGCATGGTGAGGCGCTGGTGTTCATGCATGCGGTCAAGGACGGCGCTGCCGACCGCAGCTTCGGCCTGCAGGTGGCGGCGCTGGCCGGCCTGCCGAAGGCGACGCTGCAGCAGGCGCGGCGGCGCCTGGCCGAGCTCGAACAGCGCGGCCGCGAGACCCACGCCTCGCAGATGGCACCGCAGGCGCTGGATTCGCCGCAGCAGTTCGGCCTGTTCGCCGCCGCGCCGTCGGCAGCGCAGGAAGCACTCGCTGCGCTGGATCCGGACGAACTGACCCCGAAGCAGGCGCTGGAGGCGCTGTACCGGCTGAAGTCGCTGCTGTAG